Proteins encoded by one window of Sorangium aterium:
- a CDS encoding sel1 repeat family protein — MVVHPPRPTVSPESTASTTSGGCPAIGHAEPLIVDWLTTRRSDLGLAMKDGIAVVSYDCTTLKLLAQCKLPGSYSFAGVTRAEKVIQLTNPAEMQANVPFGAPALSTAIEGGGSAAIDVALVPTGKMATTVASSSAQDLSGSCEGATHFVRAALLGAFAMAQGSRGAARTVDQVFTAVGAAAAASQGGTTSKEGELDACRAARPDAQAPTERCHAPLRLELVPLLTKKAAAAEAPVKQAEDEFPKLPSPCPLGTVLSGAKCSPPALTPAHLCEPTDARACAAECGKGDVGSCYHLGIQHLGGKDFPRDDARAAELFEKACGAGVTQACYARAKQLLRDMKSAKVPPDAAGRAKVREFADKACEMGDGWACFSVAEWYLSEGPQAVLPKDPTRAVAFLRRGCDLGHGPSCSALGKMLVEGKLAAKDVGVAVGVLQRACEGGQSEDCVDLGDILRKGQGAPKDGVKAIAAYSRGCSLGDMRSCNAAGAVYAQGDGVPKDVAKAYAFFEKGCPEKGFGAEACLSLAGMYEKGNGIPKDMARAAALYEKVCGTGGCLRAAEIWQRGDGVTADPERAYALYEKACTQWGEKRACEAFGPLLELKDKARARTFYADQCARTQDKAACAAQKRLGGTSR; from the coding sequence GTGGTCGTGCATCCTCCCCGGCCCACTGTCTCGCCGGAGAGCACCGCCAGCACGACCAGCGGCGGGTGTCCAGCCATCGGCCACGCCGAGCCGCTCATCGTCGACTGGCTCACGACACGCCGCTCCGATCTCGGGCTCGCGATGAAAGACGGCATCGCCGTCGTCTCCTACGACTGCACGACGCTGAAGCTGCTCGCGCAGTGCAAGCTCCCAGGGAGCTACTCCTTCGCTGGCGTGACCCGGGCAGAAAAAGTAATACAATTAACAAACCCTGCGGAGATGCAGGCGAACGTGCCCTTCGGGGCCCCGGCGCTGAGCACCGCGATCGAGGGCGGCGGCTCGGCCGCGATCGACGTGGCGCTCGTGCCGACGGGGAAGATGGCGACCACGGTGGCCTCCTCCTCTGCGCAGGATCTCTCGGGCAGCTGCGAGGGCGCCACGCACTTCGTGCGCGCCGCGCTCCTCGGGGCCTTCGCGATGGCGCAAGGCAGCCGGGGCGCGGCGCGGACGGTGGATCAGGTCTTCACGGCGGTCGGGGCGGCCGCGGCGGCGAGCCAGGGCGGCACCACGAGCAAGGAAGGGGAGCTCGACGCCTGCCGGGCCGCGAGGCCCGACGCGCAGGCGCCGACGGAGCGCTGCCATGCGCCGCTGCGCCTGGAGCTCGTCCCGCTGCTCACGAAGAAGGCGGCGGCGGCCGAGGCTCCAGTGAAGCAGGCAGAAGACGAGTTCCCGAAGCTGCCGAGCCCGTGCCCGCTCGGGACGGTGCTGAGCGGGGCGAAGTGCTCCCCGCCTGCGCTCACGCCCGCGCACCTGTGCGAGCCCACCGACGCGAGAGCCTGCGCGGCGGAGTGCGGGAAGGGCGATGTCGGCAGCTGCTATCACCTCGGGATTCAGCACCTGGGCGGCAAGGATTTTCCGCGCGATGACGCGAGGGCGGCGGAGCTGTTCGAGAAGGCGTGCGGCGCCGGCGTCACGCAGGCCTGCTACGCGAGGGCGAAGCAGCTCCTGCGGGACATGAAGAGCGCCAAGGTCCCCCCGGACGCCGCGGGGCGGGCCAAGGTGCGAGAGTTCGCCGACAAGGCGTGCGAGATGGGCGACGGCTGGGCGTGCTTCAGCGTGGCCGAGTGGTACCTCAGCGAAGGCCCGCAGGCGGTCCTCCCGAAGGACCCGACGCGCGCCGTCGCGTTCCTCCGGCGCGGCTGCGATCTCGGGCACGGGCCGAGCTGCAGCGCGCTGGGCAAGATGCTGGTCGAGGGGAAGCTCGCGGCGAAGGACGTCGGGGTCGCCGTGGGCGTGCTCCAGCGCGCGTGCGAGGGCGGCCAGTCCGAGGACTGCGTCGATCTCGGGGACATCCTGCGCAAGGGGCAAGGCGCGCCGAAGGACGGGGTGAAGGCGATCGCGGCATACAGCAGAGGTTGCAGCCTGGGGGACATGCGCTCTTGCAACGCCGCCGGCGCGGTCTACGCGCAGGGCGACGGCGTTCCGAAGGACGTCGCGAAGGCGTATGCGTTCTTCGAGAAGGGCTGTCCGGAGAAGGGGTTCGGGGCCGAGGCGTGCTTGAGCCTCGCCGGGATGTACGAGAAGGGGAACGGCATTCCGAAGGACATGGCGCGCGCGGCGGCGCTCTACGAGAAGGTGTGTGGCACGGGCGGCTGCCTGCGGGCCGCGGAGATCTGGCAGCGCGGCGACGGCGTGACCGCCGATCCGGAGCGGGCCTACGCGCTCTACGAGAAGGCCTGTACGCAGTGGGGCGAGAAGAGGGCGTGTGAAGCGTTCGGCCCGCTCCTGGAGCTCAAGGACAAGGCGCGGGCTCGGACCTTCTATGCAGACCAGTGCGCGCGGACGCAGGACAAGGCGGCATGCGCGGCCCAGAAGCGGCTCGGCGGCACATCACGTTAA
- a CDS encoding UvrD-helicase domain-containing protein, which translates to MRFYADLHVHSKYSRATSSDCDLAHLSYWAQRKGITVLGTGDFTHPAWMAELREHLVPAEPGLFRLRDDLGRAVSERLPGACRGATRFVLSVEISTIYKKGDRTRKIHHLLYAPSFDAAERIARALAKIGNLTADGRPILGLDSRHLLEIVLEAGESSYLVPAHIWTPWFSVLGSKAGFDAVEECYGDLAPHIFALETGLSSDPAMNWRISGLDRYRLVSSSDAHSPAKLGREATAFDAPLDYFAIRRALETGQGFGGTVEFFPEEGKYHLDGHRKCNVVLSPAETRALSLACPVCGHPVTVGVLHRVEELADRDEGVRPEGASEFRNLVPLPEVLAELHGVGASSKVVQRSYDGVLSRVGPELFLLGDAPLDEIERAGTPLLAEAIARMREGRVIRDAGYDGEYGAIRVFQQEELAQRRGGGLLFQPEAAAPKPPPSGARAPAASRPPPRRGRADAEPRPAPAGEVSPAGEVSRGAPPAPGGAAPLEALDPEQRAAAEITDGALLLLAGPGTGKTRTLTHRIAHLVLDLGVPPEQCLAITFTRRAADELRERLGALLGEAGGRVPAMTFHALGLSLLREHAQGAGVAPPAIAGERERTALLAAALGVSDRRAARLLADIAALKRRYPRHADARGALASGEIDRHVDRAWKVYEDELAARGLLDLDDLIGHAVLLLEEQSGALAAARERARYLSIDEYQDIDERQYRLVRALVAPGGNVCAIGDPDQAIYGFRGADVGFFFRFQQDFPAARVVRLKRNYRSSRPIVEAALQVIAPSPTLGARELLPSAGGVELVAVHESPTEAAEAERVVHTIERMLGGSTFFSMDSGRVGDPAGSGEYSFSDFAVLYRTEVQSERLREALARSGMPFQRRSDRRLAERAGSEALARAVAGTPPGPLAARLKAAAARLREEVAQPGLAGAPPAAVAAEEGAAFLGEADVDAALELHLALAERCGGDLDRFLIELAVCAEIDAWDPRADRISLLTLHAAKGLEFRVVFLVGCEDGLLPLRFPGRDETDVAEERRLFYVGMTRARERLFLTRAMQRARHGKVVETEVSPFVREVEERLLQRAGPSPEAQRGSRAGADRQMKLF; encoded by the coding sequence ATGCGTTTTTATGCAGACCTCCATGTGCACTCGAAGTACTCCCGCGCGACGAGCAGCGATTGCGACCTCGCGCATCTGAGCTACTGGGCTCAGCGCAAGGGCATCACGGTGCTGGGCACGGGGGACTTCACCCATCCAGCGTGGATGGCCGAGCTCCGCGAGCACCTCGTGCCCGCCGAGCCCGGGCTCTTCCGCCTGCGGGACGATCTCGGCCGCGCGGTCTCCGAGCGGCTCCCCGGGGCCTGCCGCGGAGCGACGCGCTTCGTCCTCTCGGTGGAGATCTCGACGATCTACAAGAAGGGAGATCGGACGCGGAAGATCCATCACCTCCTCTACGCGCCAAGCTTCGACGCGGCGGAGCGCATCGCCCGCGCGCTCGCCAAGATCGGCAACCTGACCGCCGACGGGCGGCCCATCCTGGGGCTCGATTCGCGCCACCTGCTCGAGATCGTGCTGGAGGCCGGCGAGAGCTCCTACCTCGTACCGGCGCACATCTGGACTCCCTGGTTCTCGGTGCTGGGCTCCAAGGCGGGCTTCGACGCGGTCGAGGAGTGTTATGGCGATCTCGCGCCGCACATCTTCGCGCTCGAGACCGGGCTCTCGTCCGATCCTGCGATGAACTGGCGGATCTCCGGGCTCGATCGGTACCGGCTCGTCTCGAGCTCGGACGCGCACTCGCCCGCGAAGCTCGGGCGCGAGGCCACGGCCTTCGACGCCCCGCTCGACTACTTCGCGATCCGGCGCGCCCTGGAGACCGGTCAGGGCTTCGGGGGCACGGTGGAGTTCTTCCCGGAAGAGGGCAAATACCACCTCGACGGCCACCGCAAATGCAATGTCGTGCTCTCGCCGGCGGAGACGCGGGCGCTCTCCCTCGCCTGCCCCGTGTGCGGGCACCCCGTCACGGTGGGCGTGCTGCACCGGGTCGAGGAGCTCGCCGATCGCGACGAGGGCGTGCGCCCCGAGGGCGCGAGCGAGTTTCGCAACCTGGTGCCGCTGCCCGAGGTGCTGGCCGAGCTCCACGGCGTGGGCGCCTCCAGCAAGGTGGTGCAGCGGAGCTACGACGGGGTGCTGTCGCGCGTCGGCCCCGAGCTGTTCCTCCTCGGCGACGCCCCGCTCGACGAGATCGAGCGCGCCGGCACGCCCCTGCTCGCCGAGGCGATCGCGCGCATGCGCGAAGGGCGCGTGATCCGCGACGCGGGCTACGACGGCGAGTACGGCGCGATCCGGGTCTTCCAGCAGGAGGAGCTCGCGCAGCGCCGCGGGGGCGGGCTCCTCTTCCAGCCGGAGGCCGCGGCGCCGAAGCCGCCTCCCTCGGGGGCGCGCGCTCCTGCGGCGTCACGCCCCCCTCCGCGCCGCGGCCGCGCCGACGCGGAGCCTCGCCCGGCGCCGGCCGGCGAGGTGTCGCCGGCCGGCGAGGTGTCCCGCGGCGCGCCGCCTGCGCCGGGCGGCGCAGCGCCGCTCGAAGCGCTCGACCCGGAGCAGCGGGCCGCGGCGGAGATCACGGACGGCGCGCTGCTCCTCCTCGCAGGGCCAGGCACGGGCAAGACCCGCACGCTCACGCACCGGATCGCGCACCTCGTCCTCGATCTCGGGGTCCCGCCGGAGCAGTGCCTCGCGATCACCTTCACCCGCCGCGCCGCCGACGAGCTGCGGGAGCGGCTCGGCGCGCTGCTCGGCGAGGCCGGCGGCCGCGTGCCCGCCATGACCTTCCACGCTCTCGGCCTCTCCCTGCTCCGCGAGCACGCGCAGGGCGCGGGGGTCGCGCCGCCCGCGATCGCCGGCGAGCGCGAGCGGACGGCGCTGCTCGCCGCGGCGCTCGGCGTCTCGGACCGGCGGGCGGCCAGGTTGCTCGCCGACATCGCCGCGCTGAAACGGCGTTACCCGCGTCACGCCGACGCGCGCGGGGCGCTGGCCTCCGGCGAGATCGACCGCCACGTCGATCGCGCGTGGAAGGTGTACGAGGACGAGCTCGCCGCGCGCGGGCTCCTCGACCTCGACGACCTGATCGGGCACGCCGTCCTGCTCCTGGAGGAGCAGAGCGGAGCGCTCGCCGCGGCGCGCGAGCGCGCCCGGTATCTCTCCATCGACGAGTACCAGGACATCGACGAGCGCCAGTACCGGCTGGTACGGGCGCTCGTCGCTCCCGGCGGGAACGTCTGCGCCATCGGCGATCCCGATCAGGCGATCTACGGATTCCGCGGCGCGGACGTGGGCTTCTTCTTCCGTTTCCAGCAAGATTTCCCGGCGGCGCGCGTGGTGCGCTTGAAGCGGAACTACCGCTCGTCGCGCCCCATCGTTGAGGCGGCGCTCCAGGTGATCGCGCCCTCACCGACGCTCGGCGCGCGGGAGCTCCTGCCGAGCGCGGGCGGTGTGGAGCTCGTGGCGGTCCACGAGTCGCCGACGGAAGCCGCCGAAGCCGAGCGCGTGGTCCACACGATCGAGCGGATGCTCGGCGGGTCCACGTTTTTCTCGATGGATAGCGGGCGGGTGGGTGATCCTGCCGGGAGCGGCGAGTATTCCTTCTCGGATTTCGCGGTCCTCTACCGGACCGAGGTGCAGTCCGAGCGGCTCCGGGAGGCGCTCGCCCGCTCGGGGATGCCGTTCCAGCGGCGGTCGGATCGCCGCCTCGCCGAGCGCGCGGGCTCGGAGGCGCTCGCGCGGGCAGTCGCCGGCACCCCGCCGGGGCCGCTCGCGGCGCGCCTCAAGGCGGCCGCGGCGCGCCTCCGCGAGGAGGTCGCGCAGCCCGGGCTCGCGGGCGCTCCGCCCGCCGCGGTCGCGGCCGAGGAGGGCGCGGCGTTCCTCGGCGAGGCCGACGTGGACGCGGCGCTGGAGCTGCACCTCGCGCTCGCGGAGCGCTGCGGCGGCGACCTCGATCGCTTCTTGATCGAGCTCGCGGTGTGCGCCGAGATCGACGCGTGGGATCCGCGGGCCGACCGCATCTCGCTGCTGACGCTCCACGCGGCCAAGGGGCTCGAGTTCCGGGTGGTCTTCCTCGTGGGGTGCGAGGACGGCCTGCTCCCGCTCCGCTTCCCCGGCAGGGACGAGACGGACGTCGCCGAGGAGCGCCGGCTCTTTTATGTGGGCATGACGCGGGCGCGAGAGCGGTTGTTCCTCACCCGCGCCATGCAACGCGCGCGGCACGGCAAGGTGGTTGAGACCGAGGTATCGCCGTTCGTGCGCGAGGTGGAGGAGCGCCTGCTCCAGCGGGCCGGCCCGTCGCCCGAGGCGCAGAGGGGCTCACGCGCCGGGGCCGATCGTCAGATGAAGCTCTTTTAA